From the genome of Vicia villosa cultivar HV-30 ecotype Madison, WI linkage group LG2, Vvil1.0, whole genome shotgun sequence, one region includes:
- the LOC131649059 gene encoding secreted RxLR effector protein 161-like, producing MATNGNLDNDENGKEVDVKLYRGMIGSLLYLTASRRDIMFSVCMCARYQSYPKESHLKAVKRILRYLRGTTTYGLWFPKGNECYLVEFSDSDFAGCKSDRKSTSGTCHLLSNSLISWHSKKQVSVALSTVEAKYVAVGSCCAQILWLKQQLIDFGIKFDRIPIMCDNTSAINLSKNPVLHSRTKHIEIRHHFLRDHVEKGEVVFEHVESKKQLADIFTKPLATGPFFSIRRELGILDISNLS from the coding sequence ATGGCCACAAACGGTAACCTAGACAATGATGAAAACGGTAAGGAGGTTGATGTCAAATTATACCGAGGCATGATAGGCTCTCTATTGTATCTCACAGCCTCAAGACGGGACATTATGTTTagcgtgtgtatgtgtgcaagataccaatctTACCCAAAAGAATCACACCTAAAGGCAGTAAAAAGAATTCTAAGGTACCTTCGTGGAACTACAACATATGGTCTATGGTTTCCTAAGGGAAATGAATGCTACTTGGTGGAATTCTCCGACTCTGATTTTGCTGGGTGCAAATCTGACAGAAAGAGCACTAGTGGCACATGTCATCTCTtatcaaattcattgataagttggcacagcaagaaacaagtatcagtcgCGTTATCTACAGTCGAAGCAAAATACGTAGCTGTCGGAAGTTGTTGTgcacagatattatggctcaaacaacaacttATTGATTTTGGTATCAAATTTGACCGCATACCAATCATGtgtgacaacacaagcgccatcaaCTTAAGCAAAAATCCTGTTCTACATTCACGAACAAAGCATATAGAAATAAGGCACCACTTCTTAAGAGaccatgtagagaaaggagaagtTGTGTTTGAACATGTTGAGAGCAAGAAACAATTAGCGGACATTTTCACGAAACCTCTTGCAACCGGGCCTTTCTTCAGCATTCGCAGAGAATTGGGGATATTGGATATCTCTAATTTAAGCTAA